Within Lolium rigidum isolate FL_2022 chromosome 5, APGP_CSIRO_Lrig_0.1, whole genome shotgun sequence, the genomic segment CATCAACAGTtacccgccaccgccaccagcagcaaccgatggtggcgccggcggcggcttcggcggcagctacccgccgccaccgcctgggGGCTTCCCGCTATCCCCGCCTGGTGTCATGCCGGGTTTCCTCCCGCCGCCGTACAGCGCCGTCCCGGCCGGGCCAGCTCCACCGCCGCCGAACCCGGTCCTGCCGTGGTTCCCCTGGTACTACCAGCACGACAACCCGATCACTGGGTCCACCACGTCGGCGTCCCCGCCACCGGCCGTGCACCGGAGGACGACGAgcatggttgccctgctgctccATCTGTGTCTGGTGATTCTTCTTCGGGCGTCGTAGAGTACTTGTCGGCAGGAGAGTCTGTTAATTAATTTAAGTTTCTCATGCTGATCGAACTTGCTCTTGTTTTTTCGAGG encodes:
- the LOC124654927 gene encoding formin-A-like translates to MSRSSLITVLLAMITVLATTTVQADSPVCAYPCLPSPNSGGIINSYPPPPPAATDGGAGGGFGGSYPPPPPGGFPLSPPGVMPGFLPPPYSAVPAGPAPPPPNPVLPWFPWYYQHDNPITGSTTSASPPPAVHRRTTSMVALLLHLCLVILLRAS